The following nucleotide sequence is from Deltaproteobacteria bacterium.
CCTGGTTTAAAACGGCGGACGTAACCAGTGAGATGATGATCCTCTCCATCGAAGGGGCCTACATATTAATTCCCAACTGGAACTTTTCTTATCCAAGCTACGCGGCCGCCTTCGACGGTGGTTCTGGCGATGATACTTTCACGACCACCAACCTTAGCAATAATCAGTGGCATCATTTTGCGGCCACCAATGATGGAAATATCACAAAGGCGTACATCGACGGGGTTTTGTTGATGAAGACGGCCGAGACTCTTTTTAATCTGGCCTCTACCAACAGAACCTCCGCAATCGGCGCCCAGTGGGATGGGAATCTCGACCTCTTCAAAGGCTCGATCGATGAAGTCGCCATTTACAACCGTGCCCTCACAACCGCGGAGGTCCGTAATAACTGTAAGCTCAACGACCCGACCGGCTCGACTTGTGCCGCCGATGACGTACCAGATCAGGTGACACCGAGCTCAGCCCTGACTCTTCCCCCAACGCGAGCTTTTATTTCCTGGAGGAGGGGGACAATCCCCAGCGGAAAAACTTTTGATCATGATCAACTTTGCTATGCCACGAACGGTTCCGATATTTCAGGAGTGGATAATTGCCTTAATTCCACAAACCGAATAGTTCCTTATTTTCCCCTCGAATCACTCACCGCCAGCAACAGTGGTTATCGCTGGAAGGTCCGGACCTGCTATACGGATCAATCCTGCTCAGCCTATTCACCGGTCTGGAGTTTTTCGACGGATAATTCTGTAGTCGCCTGGTGGAAGTTTGATGATGCCGTTGGCAATCCTGATGGTTCCAGCACAACAGCCGATTCCAGCGGTAACAATCACACAGGAACAATGCAAAACATGGACGTGGAACGAGTTGGAGATCTCCTGCCGACAGACTGGATTTCGAGTGACGGAATCTTGGGAACGGCCCTAAATTTTGATGGGGTCGATGATTATGTCGAGGCCCCAGACCAAGCCTCATTGGATCTGGACACGGCTGTCTCGATTACGGCACGCGTCCGGCCCGAGGTGATGATTGAAGGGAGCGAGCGAGGTATTCTTTCTAAAGGACAGGTTGGAGGCGGGGGCGATGCCACATACGGAATGAGTATGTTTGCCAACGGGGAGCTGGCACGGATGTTTTTCTATATTGGAGCCCCCTTCTGTGCAGTCACCAACACCGTGGTGGTTGCCAACAGCTGGCACTTTCTGGCCGGTTCATACACCGAAACGACGACTCAGAAGATCTGTTACATGGATGGCCTCACGGGGACGGAGCCTTTTACGTCCCCTTCCCTGGATCCTAATAACACCCCACTCCGCATCGGTTGGGATGATGCCAATTCAGTCCGTTTTTTTCCTGGACTCATCGATGAGGTCGCCCTTTACAACCGGGCCCTGCCTCAGGAGGTCCTGAAAAATACCCACTGCGCCACTGAGGCGTTGGCCGGCACCAATCCGCTCCCGGAGGTTTGCCAATAATGAAAAGATTTTACCTCCTGCCACTATTCCTCCTGTTTGTTGCCTGCGGTTCTTTGGAAAAGGGAAGTGGGTCTTCGGTCGCCTTTGACCTTCCTCCCGCTTTGCAAACAGAGACCACCGCTGACACCAAAGCCTTTCTCCTAGCAACCAATGGGGAAGAAACCAAAGAACTGGAACTCACCATTGCCGACGGCAAGGTCTCCGGAACCATTAATCTGAAACCGGGGCCCTGGACCCTCGAACTCCATTTCTACCAAAAGGCACCGTCAGGGAGCTATCTCCTGGTCGCCATGGTCTCGTTTGGTGAAAAGGAAGTAGGGGAGGAGGGGATGGAGCTTCCATATGATGCCTCACAGATTGTCTTCGATGACTCTACCGGAACCTCCCCCTCTATCGCCTCTCCTTCGGTCTCCCTCCCTGAAAACTGCTCCAAGCTCTTTGATTGTGACGGGGATGGATTCAGCAATTTTGAAGAGATCAAGCAGGGGACGGATCCGGAGGATCCAAACAGCTTCCCTGGCAAGAAATCAACTAGCGTCTCGGCGCCTGTCACAACCGTAACACCCTCCCCGGTGACAACTCCTCTCCCTGTATCCCTCACACGTGTGATGGACGGACTCGTCGGCTGGTGGCGATTTGATGAAGGGACCGGTTTTACAGCAATCGATTCAAGCGGCAACGGGAATAACGGGACCCTTGTTCCGACAGAAAATCATCGAAGCCCCGGTCGGGTGGCGGGAGGGGTTTCAGGAGAGGCACTGCAGTTTGACGGAGTGGATGACTACGTGGATGGCGATTCAATCGCTCCCCTTGCCGGCAATCAGTCGATCACGATGGAGGCATGGGCCCGACCTAACTCCGGTTTCTCAGGGTCAAACGGAAGGACTCTGATGAGCCTAGGGACAGAGAAAGGTCGCCACCTGACCATAAGGGCGTTTAGCGATCCTGGCTGGAGTTTTTCGCGATGCAGTGGGGGACCGAGCCGCTGGACAGTCGGGGCAGATGATAACGGAATAGACATGTGGCACTGCGGGGCATTAAGTTCCGCAACCATAACCGGCTCATGGTATCATGTCGTCGCCTCTTATGATTCGTCCTCCCAAATCGTAAAACTTTATGTTAACGGGTTGCTTCAAACGACGACACAACTCTCAGGACCTCTTAATTTTCAAACAGGGTTCCTGATTGGTCAGGATCAGAATCTCAACCAGTGGTTTAATGGGCTTATTGACGAAGTCGCCATCTATAACCGTGCCCTCTCGACCGCGGAGGTCCGCAATAACTGTCAGGTCAATGATCCGACCGGCTCGACTTGTGCCGCAGGCATTCCCATTCAAAAGACCCCCACGAATGGCGTCACCTTGCGAATGACCCGGGCCTTTCTGAGTTGGGATCCGGTGAATGCCCCCAAGACAATCGCCTACTACCAGGTCTGCTACCTGAGCACAAACTATGGTCTCGATCTTAATACGGAGGGCCGATGCGGCGACATGCAAACGACCGCCAATCCTTATCTTGCCTTGAGTGAGGATTATCTGCAGAGCGGTCAGACCTATCAATGGAAGGTAAAAACCTGTTACACGGATGGCACCTGCTCCGCCTACAGCCCAGTCTGGGAATTTTATCCCGAATACTCCCCCTTATTGGCCTGGTGGAAATTTGATGGAGACGTATTGACGGATTCAAAACAAGGATCTTATCCCGGTTCGGCCCCCACAGTGAGTGGATTCGGACTCCCCAATGCCGTGCAATCAGGGGGCTCGTGCCATGGATTGGCTGTTCAGAACCTCCTCGATGGGGCCGCCTGCTTTGATGACTCGGATGGGAGTGATGATTACATCAACCTGGACCCTCAGGCCGCCAGTTTCAGTTTTGCCTACGATGAAGCGGCGACCATTTTT
It contains:
- a CDS encoding LamG domain-containing protein, with translation MKRFYLLPLFLLFVACGSLEKGSGSSVAFDLPPALQTETTADTKAFLLATNGEETKGDSPKELELTIADGKVSGTINLKPGLWTLELHFYQKAPSGSYLLVAMVSFGEKEVGEEGLELSYDPSQIFFDDFNGTSPSIASPSVSLPANCSKLFDCDGDGFSNFEEIKAGSNPEDAKSMPQKKSESTSAPVVTTTTNTQSSVTTPSPAPLTRVMDGLVGWWKFDDLPPDSSCNPGATGQITTIDSSTNGFTGSLKNTPCWVKGVSGSSLEFNIGGPVEDWVSLPASLSDKINGAVTLEAWFKTADVTSEMMILSIEGAYILIPNWNFSYPSYAAAFDGGSGDDTFTTTNLSNNQWHHFAATNDGNITKAYIDGVLLMKTAETLFNLASTNRTSAIGAQWDGNLDLFKGSIDEVAIYNRALTTAEVRNNCKLNDPTGSTCAADDVPDQVTPSSALTLPPTRAFISWRRGTIPSGKTFDHDQLCYATNGSDISGVDNCLNSTNRIVPYFPLESLTASNSGYRWKVRTCYTDQSCSAYSPVWSFSTDNSVVAWWKFDDAVGNPDGSSTTADSSGNNHTGTMQNMDVERVGDLLPTDWISSDGILGTALNFDGVDDYVEAPDQASLDLDTAVSITARVRPEVMIEGSERGILSKGQVGGGGDATYGMSMFANGELARMFFYIGAPFCAVTNTVVVANSWHFLAGSYTETTTQKICYMDGLTGTEPFTSPSLDPNNTPLRIGWDDANSVRFFPGLIDEVALYNRALPQEVLKNTHCATEALAGTNPLPEVCQ
- a CDS encoding laminin G domain-containing protein, which gives rise to MKRFYLLPLFLLFVACGSLEKGSGSSVAFDLPPALQTETTADTKAFLLATNGEETKELELTIADGKVSGTINLKPGPWTLELHFYQKAPSGSYLLVAMVSFGEKEVGEEGMELPYDASQIVFDDSTGTSPSIASPSVSLPENCSKLFDCDGDGFSNFEEIKQGTDPEDPNSFPGKKSTSVSAPVTTVTPSPVTTPLPVSLTRVMDGLVGWWRFDEGTGFTAIDSSGNGNNGTLVPTENHRSPGRVAGGVSGEALQFDGVDDYVDGDSIAPLAGNQSITMEAWARPNSGFSGSNGRTLMSLGTEKGRHLTIRAFSDPGWSFSRCSGGPSRWTVGADDNGIDMWHCGALSSATITGSWYHVVASYDSSSQIVKLYVNGLLQTTTQLSGPLNFQTGFLIGQDQNLNQWFNGLIDEVAIYNRALSTAEVRNNCQVNDPTGSTCAAGIPIQKTPTNGVTLRMTRAFLSWDPVNAPKTIAYYQVCYLSTNYGLDLNTEGRCGDMQTTANPYLALSEDYLQSGQTYQWKVKTCYTDGTCSAYSPVWEFYPEYSPLLAWWKFDGDVLTDSKQGSYPGSAPTVSGFGLPNAVQSGGSCHGLAVQNLLDGAACFDDSDGSDDYINLDPQAASFSFAYDEAATIFVRFRYDNDSSGASLFNLAPGESGGPQTSIGLTGSSESDPDKIYFEVEDTLASRGYPAGSRANVLRYSTTKVKVGTFSDAVGIYDKGTVSLYHNGAFQGSGSYNFLFGREFANTAIHTSGRIDTLCSEAGAPGPCTTPSNILIDEIDFFNTALTAEQIVNMTCAVEALTGTDPLPEACR